In the Sedimentisphaera cyanobacteriorum genome, ATGCTCACCATCCCGATCGAGATTGAGTGATAGCCTTTCAGGCTGCGGGCATATTCAAGGCAGTCGGCGTAGTTATCCACGTAATTCCCGCCTCCGAGAACCTTCATCAAATATACGCCCTTGCCGGCATCGCTGCATTGCTCGATTGCCCGCTCCATATCTTCTCTTGTGCCGTTGATGATGCCGATCCCGCCGAGGCTGATAAGCGCAAATACCACGTCGATATCTTCCCGCTCTGCTGCAGCGGAAACCACTTTCGGGCTGTGGCAGCTGATGCCGATCGCACGAACTTTCCCGGCTAGCTTGTTCTCTTTGAGGCATTTGAGGGCTTCGCTTCTCTGCTGGAATATATCAGGCGCTGCCCGAGCGGCGTGCATATGGAAGATGTCGATATAGTCTATTTCGAGCTTCTCGAGGGCCTCGTCTATCGCTTCCTGCATAGCATCAAAATCGGCGGCGGTTGATTTGGAAGCGATTACAGGACGCTTGCCGGTGAGCTTCATTGCCTCGCGTACAGGCGTGTATGTCTGATACATTTGGGCGGTATCGATAAAATTTATGCCGCTGTTTATGGCTTCCGCTGTGAGGCGGGCGTTGAAATCTGCCGGCTGGTTCTTCTGGAGAGGCCCCATCGGAAGAGCACCAAAGCAGAGCTCTGTTACTTCTATGCCCGTATTTCCTAAAACATTTTGCTTCATTATTTCCCTAAATTTATGATGCTTGCAATTCAGCAATACATTTTAATCTCGTAAAAGAAAATTTCAAAAATGAGCCGAAAAAAAGCCCGCCTGCTGAAAGCAAACGGGCTTGAAAATCGTTCTTGATTTCGATTTAGAAATCTATTGAGTATGTGATAGCAGCGAACCAGTCGTCATCGACCATATTGCCCATCTCATCATCGAGTGCGAACTGATAGTAAACTGCCGGCTTAACCATACCTGGGCCGACTACCATCTGTGTACCGAGACCAGTAAGGATTCTCTTGAAACCCTCGTCTGCGGCGTCGTTTCTGCCGTCTTCGTAGATTGCATCAACACAGCCGTGCAGAGGCATCATATCAATATCCATAGTTGTTTTTATGCCAATAGTGTGCTCAAGATAGTTCACGCCCTGGCCAAATGGAACTTCTTGGTCGAGGTCTGAATTCGGGCCGCCGCCGTATCCGCCGGCTTCAAAGATATATGAAAGCCTGTAATGCGGTACAACGTATTCAGAGATCATATTCGGAAATTCAATCCCGAGAGCAAGCTCCTGCATATCTCTGTCTTCGCCAGACCAGTCGAGTGTGCGCTGATTGATCGGGCCTGCCATTGTGTTTAATGTTTCGTACCTGCTCACATCACCAAAGTTGTAATAGGTGTAAGACAAGTCAGCATCCATCTGCATTGCATCGCCCTGCATCATAGAATGCTTCATGCCGAAGCTATAATCCCACTGATCGCTCTGGCCAACCGGATAGCCCGTGTTGGTGTTGGCGAGTCCCTGGAATTGGTCTTCGTAAGCAGAAGCTGATCCTGTGGGCATAACATAACTCACTTCTGCATAAGCTCCGCTTTCTTGATGAGCAACATTCAATGTAGTCTTAACCGCAGGCCTGTCATCGTACATGTCAAAGCCATGCCATAAGTACTTGCTCATAAAGGTAGAGCTGACATTAAACTCGAAATCCTCCGCAGCACCGGCCAGCGATGCGAGGACAACTACCGCAAGAATAGATACTAGTTTTGTAATTTTCATAATTTATTCCCTGTCTAAAGTTACTAACAACAGTTTATACGCACTTGTAAAAGCTATTATTTAGCATGCTCCACATTTGCGAGCTAAACAAGTTTCAAGTTTCCTATTATTCCCACTAGAATTCATCGTCAGTTGATTGAGAATCAGTAACAGTGCCTGAAGGATCAGAACCGACAATTCCGATACTTCCGCCTTCATAGGTTCCGCTGAATACGCAGTTGTCAACAGTGCCTCTGTTGGTTCCAATAGCCCAGCCGACAACTTCGCCAATACCCAGACCAGCATCAGAGCTGCAGCCGGTAATCAGGCCTCTGTTTTCGCCAACAAACGAACCAACGAATTTATCGCCATCAACAATGCCGCTTACTGAACAGTCTTTGATAGTGCTGTCTGCAAAGTAGCCTGCAATACCGCCAACTACGTTCCGGCCTGTTACATCAACATTGAAATTCAAGTACTCTATGAGAGCCCCGTCTGATACTACAGCAAACAGACCTACGTAATCCAGTCCCGCAGCATTAATCTGATAAGAGAGTGTTGCGTTGGTTTCAGAGTACAGATGACCGGAAAACGGTACAGTAAGCGGGTTGGTTAAAGGATTAGTTCCAAAATCAACATCGCCGTTTACTATGAAGTGATCTGAAGGATTGTCGATAATCTTCTGCCAGTCAGTAGGATCATCAATTATCCAAGGGTCTTTTTCAGTGCCGTCTTCATCTTCCTCAGCGGGACCTTCTTCATACTGCGCGGTTACTGTCAAGTCGCTTGTAACATTATCGAAAGCTGTGTCCCAGCCGTCAAACTGCCAGCCCACTATAGGAGTAACTGTTGGGGCCGCTGCAGCGTCGCCGTATTCTACGGTTTGCACTGCCTGCCCGGCAGTTATCAATCCTTTATTGCCCGGCATAAATGTTACAGTAAACTCAGCAGTCTGATACTGAGCAGTAACTGTTAAATCGCTTGTAACGTTATCGAAAGCTGTATCCCAGCCGGTGAATTCCCAGCCGGCATCAGGAGTTACAGTGGGCTCAGCTGCAGCCTGTCCGTGCTGGACGATCTGCGAATCATCGCCTGCTGTAATGCTTCCGTGAGCTCCCGGAAGGAAGTCAACGGTGTAACCGGTAACTTCATACTGAGCTGTTACTGTCAGGTCAGAAGATACGTTGGTAAAGTCTGTGTCCCAGCCGGTGAATGTGTAGCCTGCATCAGCTGATACAGCAGGCTCTACAGCATCGCCGCCTGACGGGACTGTCTGAAGCTCATCGCCTGAAGTAATTTGACCGTTAGCTCCAGGATTGAATACTACTGTATAAGTTACATCGGTGTACTGAGCTGTGATATTGCGGTCTGAGATAACGTTCTCGAAGCTTCCGTCCCAGCCGGTGAATTCCCAGCCCTGGTTTGCTATAACGAGCGGCTCAGAAGCATCCTCGCCTAAATCTACCGTTTGGTCTACGTCGCCCTGAAGCGTTCCGTTGGCTCCGCCCCAGAAGTTCACTGTGTAGGAATCTGCCTGCTCGCCTGAAACCGTAAGCTCTTCAAGAGAGGTTACGTTTCCTATTTGAGCATCGGCCTGGAAGTCGAGCGTTTCATTAATATCATACACAGTATCAGTTGCTGCGTCATAAACCTTGAATATCAGGCCTGTAAATGAATCTTCGTCGCTGAAAATAGTAAGCGGGAAGTATTTCGTTCCTGATGGATTCGCTGCCACTTCTGCCACACCTGCAATATTTCCTGATGGAGTTATTGCAGTGAGAAGGCTTCCGTCCGGCTGAGCTATTGGTACGCCGCCCTGTGTAACTTTAGCGTACAACTGCATCTGGTTCTGCAGGCCGCTCGGGGACTGCCAGTCCGGAGCGTTCTCGCCGATAGTGTACACCTGAAGCGTGAGAACATTACCAAGATCGGTGTCTGCCTCGAAGTCCGGCCTCTGTATGATCTCATAAACCTGATCAGCAGCAGCATCGTAAACCTTCAGCCCCATACCCGGAACCGAGGTTTCATCGCTGAATACCACCAGCTGGAAGTGATCGTCAGTAGGCCCTGCTACTACTTCATCTGTAACACCGGCTATCTGGCCGGCAGGTGTCCAAGCAGAGAGCTCACTATTATTAGCTGTTGCAATCTGGTCTCCGTTCTGGTCAACAACCTTGGCGTAAACCTTCATGCTGTTCATCAGCCCCGTAGGATTCTGCCAGTCCGGCACGTTAACCGGCATACCGGCATCTGTGCTGTAAACCTGAAATGTAACAACATTGCCCAGCTCGGTATCCTTCTGGAAATCAACCGTATGAACAATATTGTAAATTTTATCAGAATCTGCATCGTAAACCTTCAGACTCATATCCTCAACAGAGTTTTTATCGCTGAATATAACGAGCTGGAAGTGATTACCTGCTGGTCCGAGGATAACTTTATCTGTAGCACCTGCAATAGTGCTTGGGTTATCCGGAGTCCAAGCGGAGAGCTCGCTGCCGTTTGATGCTGCAATCTGATCGCCGTTTTCATCAACGATTTTCGCATAAACCTTCATCTGGTTTGAAAGCCCCAGAGGAGCACTCCAGTTCGGTTTATTGTTCACAGCAGTCTCGATAGACATCGCTTCAAGCGGTGAAACCTGATGTGTATAGCTGAAGCCCTGAGCTTTAGATACGTTGAATTTATATCCAACACCCGGCTCGAGCGTATCGAGAGTTCCGTACCACTGATTTCCGTAGTACTGAGCAACCTCACCATTCGGTGCTATAATCTGATCCAAATCCTGAACATCAAGATGCTGGAAGGCATCCGCTATAGGCATGCTCTGGTTCTGGAAGAACGGCAGCCAGTTCCAGCCCTGATAAAGATTCATTACTCCTTCAGGACCTACCTCATTTCCGGAGACTTCAAATGTACCGCCGTTTGCGCTGTAAAGCACATACATTCTGGTAGGTACAATATTCTGAATCGTTCCGTACCACTCTCCGTTGAAATACTGAGCGGTCTTGCCGTTAGAGGCTGTAATGCTGTCGAAGTCTTCAACGATCTGTTCGTAACCTTCCATTACATTTGCAAGGC is a window encoding:
- a CDS encoding aldo/keto reductase yields the protein MKQNVLGNTGIEVTELCFGALPMGPLQKNQPADFNARLTAEAINSGINFIDTAQMYQTYTPVREAMKLTGKRPVIASKSTAADFDAMQEAIDEALEKLEIDYIDIFHMHAARAAPDIFQQRSEALKCLKENKLAGKVRAIGISCHSPKVVSAAAEREDIDVVFALISLGGIGIINGTREDMERAIEQCSDAGKGVYLMKVLGGGNYVDNYADCLEYARSLKGYHSISIGMVSMEEIDCNVRYFSGQRENLPKLQGFSKRFQVVRIVCTACGKCIETCPNEAISMRDGKADISSDKCLQCGYCVSACPQFAIRKV